A DNA window from Paenibacillus sp. HWE-109 contains the following coding sequences:
- a CDS encoding AraC family transcriptional regulator has protein sequence MQETAKEFFESKLFVPDEFAKKGGIWPLRLGRNIAKPSYHSGLMILEYYNMHFVMEGKVEFTFDKEQIILSKGDVFAMAPGSTFRYRLAPSDTTLQMIWISMDGSQAPELFAAAGFSKQAPYLLGVMSKELESTLRQLFLPLNYDMKRHNELCSILYRIFGLMIASDPSETSQTGKENWIPKSVAFMDTYYMEKITVSDVADYVALHRTYFSKMFSEEMGISPVHYLQRLRMEKAAELLSSHFMISEVSLMLGYSDSYAFTHAFSKYYGSPPGSWRATKRGSGIERTQQP, from the coding sequence ATGCAGGAAACAGCTAAGGAATTTTTTGAATCGAAGCTATTCGTCCCTGACGAATTCGCCAAAAAAGGCGGCATTTGGCCGCTCCGTCTGGGTCGGAATATAGCTAAACCCAGCTATCATTCAGGGCTAATGATTCTCGAGTACTACAATATGCATTTTGTTATGGAGGGCAAAGTAGAGTTCACCTTTGACAAAGAGCAAATTATTTTGTCCAAAGGCGATGTCTTTGCGATGGCACCGGGGAGTACGTTCCGTTATCGGCTGGCGCCGAGTGATACAACGCTGCAGATGATTTGGATCTCCATGGATGGCTCGCAAGCGCCTGAACTTTTTGCTGCTGCCGGCTTTAGCAAGCAGGCCCCTTACCTGCTCGGGGTCATGTCCAAAGAGCTTGAATCTACGCTTCGCCAGCTGTTCCTTCCCCTCAACTACGACATGAAAAGGCATAATGAGTTATGTTCCATCCTATACCGCATATTCGGTCTCATGATTGCATCGGACCCGTCCGAAACGAGTCAGACCGGCAAAGAAAATTGGATTCCCAAAAGCGTTGCTTTTATGGACACATACTATATGGAAAAAATCACAGTAAGTGATGTTGCAGATTACGTAGCTCTTCATCGTACCTATTTCTCGAAAATGTTTTCGGAGGAAATGGGGATATCGCCCGTCCACTATTTGCAACGATTGCGAATGGAGAAAGCAGCCGAGCTGCTTTCCTCGCATTTTATGATCAGTGAAGTTTCCTTAATGCTTGGTTATTCCGATTCCTATGCTTTCACCCATGCATTCAGCAAATATTACGGCAGCCCACCGGGTAGTTGGAGAGCTACAAAGCGGGGTTCAGGCATAGAGAGGACGCAACAACCGTGA
- a CDS encoding sensor histidine kinase: protein MRSTLGSISLQLKLTLTFMLILIPLVSVSMFANNYSQGIMNVQISDRTKGALLTSLAYMEQIASNMDQQTLLISSNPSIVNIWRDIEDPLNPKLLYDIHTVQQQLSSLTNINGAIQEAYIVHGASGNGVSTALGAVRWPKIKEEGWFQQVVQGIGSLVIYIPTVDSSEDQSLYLKDSNMYYIRLLDVLRGTPEPNVLIFSVNKSSLQSIIQHLQTTERMNISMYYNNRLIVETNPAAKITYASEMFTMKETSGAWSIQLEQPKEEIFKQSHRLQLFTYLIILISILLAVWTAWLIYIQILKPLRQLSSAFKVVSHGDLNYQIVHGRKDEFGFVMNGFNQMAESQRIMIEEDYEKELRLAKSEFSLLQSQINPHFLYNTLDSIYSVAVKYKMKEISEMVMNLAKFFRVSLGKGGHPTFTLEETIQHLLYYIRIQQMRTEHFTVEIALDKGSETLPVLKLLLQPIVENAIIHGIEKCPFDGELRIRSRIHADFLFIEVEDTGMGMPEALLAQIKRELSTLTSQLYRIPQESPSSQFFGLKNVKSRMKLYYGEEADVWIESEEGAGTKVTLLIPVRLQEGKGHEAARR from the coding sequence GTGAGAAGCACACTGGGTTCGATCTCCTTGCAACTTAAGCTTACGTTAACTTTTATGCTGATTCTCATTCCTTTGGTCAGTGTCAGTATGTTTGCGAATAATTACTCGCAAGGCATTATGAATGTGCAAATTAGTGACCGGACGAAAGGCGCACTCCTTACGTCACTTGCCTATATGGAGCAAATTGCTAGTAACATGGACCAGCAAACACTGCTGATCAGCTCTAATCCCAGCATAGTAAACATCTGGAGAGATATCGAAGATCCTCTTAATCCTAAACTTCTATACGATATCCATACGGTACAACAGCAATTGAGCTCGCTTACGAATATCAATGGTGCCATTCAAGAAGCTTACATTGTTCACGGGGCTAGCGGCAATGGCGTTTCGACAGCGCTTGGAGCGGTCAGATGGCCTAAGATCAAAGAAGAAGGCTGGTTCCAACAAGTCGTTCAAGGAATTGGTTCTTTGGTTATTTATATCCCTACTGTAGATTCGAGCGAAGACCAGAGCTTATATTTGAAGGACTCCAATATGTACTACATCCGACTGCTTGACGTTCTAAGAGGCACGCCAGAACCGAACGTATTGATTTTCTCTGTTAATAAATCGTCCCTTCAAAGTATCATTCAACATCTCCAAACCACAGAACGTATGAATATCTCTATGTACTACAACAACAGGCTTATTGTGGAGACAAATCCGGCTGCGAAGATCACGTATGCTTCTGAAATGTTCACTATGAAAGAAACAAGCGGGGCTTGGTCTATCCAATTAGAGCAGCCAAAGGAAGAGATTTTCAAGCAATCCCATCGCTTACAACTGTTTACCTACCTCATTATCCTAATCAGCATTCTGCTTGCGGTGTGGACGGCCTGGCTGATTTATATTCAAATTCTTAAACCTTTACGTCAATTATCAAGTGCTTTCAAAGTAGTCAGTCATGGAGATCTAAACTATCAAATTGTACATGGCCGAAAAGATGAGTTTGGATTTGTCATGAACGGATTTAATCAGATGGCGGAGTCTCAACGAATTATGATCGAGGAAGATTATGAGAAGGAGCTGCGCTTAGCCAAGTCGGAGTTTAGCTTGCTGCAATCGCAGATTAATCCGCATTTTCTCTATAATACGCTTGATTCTATCTATTCGGTCGCCGTCAAATACAAAATGAAAGAAATCAGTGAAATGGTCATGAATTTGGCCAAATTTTTCAGGGTCAGTTTGGGAAAGGGAGGACATCCAACTTTTACATTAGAGGAAACGATACAGCATCTGTTGTATTACATTCGCATTCAACAAATGAGAACGGAACACTTTACGGTGGAAATTGCATTGGACAAAGGTTCGGAGACCCTGCCTGTGCTTAAGTTGCTTTTGCAGCCTATTGTGGAAAATGCCATTATTCACGGCATAGAAAAGTGCCCGTTTGATGGAGAACTGCGGATTCGCTCAAGAATTCATGCTGATTTTCTGTTTATAGAGGTCGAGGATACAGGTATGGGTATGCCAGAGGCGCTGTTAGCGCAAATCAAAAGGGAGTTAAGCACGTTAACGAGTCAGCTTTACCGAATTCCACAGGAGAGTCCTTCGAGTCAGTTTTTTGGATTGAAAAATGTGAAATCACGCATGAAATTATATTACGGGGAAGAAGCAGACGTCTGGATTGAAAGCGAAGAGGGGGCTGGGACCAAGGTCACCTTACTGATTCCGGTACGACTGCAGGAGGGCAAAGGTCATGAAGCTGCTCGTCGTTGA
- a CDS encoding Rieske (2Fe-2S) protein — protein sequence MKRSSQHIVGTVGEIPPGTHKIVEVEGRSIGIYNINGGFHSLRNICPHQGAELCKGLVTAYVSSGGPGDFHFDREGEIVRCPWHQWEFDISTGCMIVDAAMRTKTYDVTVEKFGVSIENDLILVHM from the coding sequence ATGAAGCGAAGCTCGCAGCACATCGTAGGGACGGTAGGGGAGATTCCACCTGGTACCCATAAGATTGTGGAAGTAGAAGGACGCAGCATAGGTATTTATAATATTAACGGCGGTTTTCATTCCCTGCGCAATATATGCCCTCATCAAGGAGCGGAGCTGTGCAAAGGACTGGTGACAGCTTATGTTTCTTCCGGAGGCCCAGGTGACTTTCATTTCGATCGAGAGGGTGAAATTGTGCGTTGCCCCTGGCATCAGTGGGAATTCGATATCTCTACAGGCTGTATGATCGTGGATGCCGCCATGCGCACCAAAACGTATGATGTCACGGTGGAGAAATTCGGTGTTTCGATTGAAAACGATCTTATTTTAGTTCATATGTAA
- a CDS encoding amidohydrolase family protein, which translates to MQTTTNTDTKLPADQRPKLKRSIIDCDIHQGTGLEAIKPYLPRAYRELMEQYGPALPGGMHFNGGVGGRMADAYPEGGGSAGSDLALMQRQHLDRYHVEYGILTGEGYAIHATPNYDYAAAFCRAINEYTIDHWLSQDSRLRGSVFIAKQEPTLAAQEIDRVGGRSDMVQVVVSSGATKPYGNKHYDPIYEACVRHNLPFTIHVGLEGEGINSPHTGAGYVTHYIEQRCARPAVMAAHLASFIFDGVFERFPTLKVVLQEAGVLWLAPFLWKLDQEWKGLRVQTPWVRKKPSEYFREHVRVTTQPFEETPNREIFDHLLESIYAKETLMFCSDYPHWDYDSPSQALPKLDTELWDSIYYQNAAKLYGLPPRQTEGIK; encoded by the coding sequence ATGCAGACAACGACCAATACCGACACAAAGTTACCGGCGGATCAACGTCCGAAGCTCAAGCGATCCATCATTGATTGCGACATTCATCAAGGGACGGGCCTAGAGGCCATCAAACCGTATTTGCCGCGGGCTTACCGCGAACTTATGGAGCAGTACGGCCCTGCGCTGCCGGGCGGCATGCATTTCAACGGAGGCGTGGGCGGCCGAATGGCGGATGCCTACCCAGAGGGCGGCGGGTCTGCCGGCAGTGATCTGGCCTTGATGCAAAGGCAGCATCTCGACCGCTATCATGTCGAATACGGGATTTTGACAGGGGAAGGCTACGCCATTCACGCAACGCCGAACTATGATTATGCCGCAGCGTTTTGCCGGGCGATTAATGAGTACACGATTGACCACTGGCTATCCCAGGACAGCCGCTTGCGGGGCTCGGTCTTCATTGCGAAACAGGAGCCGACGCTTGCAGCACAGGAAATTGACCGCGTTGGTGGAAGATCCGATATGGTGCAGGTGGTTGTTTCAAGCGGGGCCACCAAGCCTTATGGAAACAAGCATTATGACCCGATTTATGAGGCCTGTGTTCGCCATAACTTACCCTTCACCATCCACGTTGGATTAGAAGGTGAAGGCATTAATAGCCCGCATACAGGAGCAGGGTATGTGACTCACTACATTGAGCAGCGGTGTGCGCGTCCTGCGGTAATGGCCGCACATTTGGCCAGCTTCATCTTCGATGGGGTGTTCGAGCGCTTCCCGACGTTGAAGGTTGTCTTGCAGGAAGCTGGCGTCCTGTGGCTTGCCCCGTTCCTGTGGAAGCTCGACCAAGAATGGAAAGGGCTGCGTGTGCAAACGCCTTGGGTTCGCAAGAAGCCGAGCGAATATTTCCGAGAGCATGTCCGTGTGACTACACAGCCGTTTGAGGAGACACCGAATCGGGAGATCTTCGATCATTTGCTAGAGAGCATCTATGCCAAAGAAACGTTGATGTTTTGCAGTGATTATCCGCACTGGGATTATGATTCACCGAGTCAAGCGCTGCCGAAGCTGGATACTGAACTATGGGACAGCATCTACTATCAGAATGCAGCCAAGCTATATGGTTTGCCTCCACGTCAAACGGAGGGGATCAAATGA